A region of Vibrio chagasii DNA encodes the following proteins:
- a CDS encoding LysR family transcriptional regulator has translation MLIPSSTVSRHVQQLEAELGNKLFYRTTRKVTPTSAGEMLYNEIREPLRQLSQTLQNVSTSTESMKGSIRLSSPDIPFIGEVLADFALSYPNVSLFCEHSTSIESALNSDPDIVISFERGSLDDRDWVSRALCQWESAVLASPSCLAEYGSPTTVEELSAMPCISSYKAFAGNPWVFSDAEHLKNMTIKSDINVDGGFIAKAIAVKGLGFVALPREFCRDELDRGSLVEQRLDLELAPLTIYIHYRSMSYHTHLTKLLVSFIRERANSST, from the coding sequence TTGCTAATTCCTAGCTCAACGGTAAGTAGACATGTTCAACAGCTTGAAGCTGAGCTTGGTAATAAATTGTTCTACCGGACAACCAGAAAGGTGACGCCAACTTCGGCTGGTGAAATGCTTTACAACGAAATCCGAGAGCCTCTTCGTCAATTGAGCCAAACATTGCAAAATGTCAGCACTTCAACGGAGTCAATGAAAGGCAGTATTCGCTTGAGCTCACCAGACATCCCTTTCATTGGTGAGGTTCTCGCTGATTTTGCTCTGAGCTACCCCAATGTTTCTCTGTTTTGCGAACACAGTACGTCGATAGAAAGCGCGTTAAACAGCGATCCTGATATCGTTATTAGTTTTGAGCGAGGCTCGCTTGATGATCGTGACTGGGTTTCACGGGCATTGTGTCAATGGGAGAGTGCGGTTTTAGCTTCACCATCTTGCCTGGCGGAATATGGCTCACCGACCACAGTTGAGGAGCTGTCAGCAATGCCTTGTATTTCAAGTTATAAAGCGTTTGCTGGTAACCCCTGGGTATTTAGTGATGCAGAACACTTGAAGAACATGACCATTAAGTCAGACATCAATGTTGATGGTGGGTTTATCGCTAAAGCTATAGCTGTTAAAGGGTTAGGTTTTGTGGCGCTACCAAGAGAATTCTGTCGAGATGAGTTGGACCGGGGCTCGTTAGTCGAACAACGGTTAGACCTTGAACTAGCCCCATTAACGATTTACATCCATTATCGGTCAATGAGTTATCACACGCATCTCACCAAGCTCTTGGTCAGCTTTATACGTGAACGAGCGAACTCATCTACTTAG
- a CDS encoding alpha/beta hydrolase — protein MTANKSKIFERDGYQLKVEQHGIGPKLLIIGSVDYYKRVIPTRLHDHFTCLYLDHRGFAQTVNDTQNNTITLDIISKDIEAICDYFNIRKTSILGHSGHAYMALHFANLTDIQINKVMVVGAPPNLSEAMKAKQLLYWENNASNERKRLLEQSLGKLEHDINREPHRKFAHLCHRLGPMRWADPSFNELPFWEQVTTNTTLLDSLWGDAFGKINLATLPHANQLDVTVAIGELDFSIAPLDTWLPLKETFSSLELVALKGVSHTPMFEAPKEFVELMCHHLLD, from the coding sequence ATGACAGCAAACAAATCGAAAATTTTTGAGCGCGATGGATACCAACTCAAAGTAGAGCAGCATGGTATAGGACCGAAATTATTGATTATTGGCAGTGTTGATTATTACAAAAGAGTGATTCCAACAAGGCTTCACGATCACTTTACTTGTCTGTACCTAGATCATCGAGGCTTTGCTCAAACCGTAAACGACACGCAGAACAACACCATCACTCTGGACATCATTTCCAAGGATATTGAAGCTATCTGCGACTATTTCAATATTCGCAAAACCAGTATTCTGGGGCATTCCGGACACGCGTACATGGCACTTCATTTCGCGAATTTGACCGATATTCAAATTAATAAAGTGATGGTAGTAGGTGCTCCGCCAAACTTGTCGGAGGCGATGAAAGCTAAGCAGTTGCTTTACTGGGAGAACAATGCCTCAAACGAGCGAAAGCGCCTTTTGGAGCAAAGCCTTGGAAAACTTGAACACGATATAAACAGAGAACCACATAGGAAGTTTGCGCACTTGTGTCATAGATTAGGCCCGATGCGTTGGGCAGATCCTAGTTTTAATGAGCTCCCCTTTTGGGAGCAAGTTACAACCAATACGACGCTACTGGATTCGCTCTGGGGTGATGCCTTTGGCAAAATAAACCTCGCTACGCTACCCCATGCTAACCAACTGGATGTTACTGTCGCCATTGGTGAGCTTGATTTCAGCATCGCGCCTTTGGATACGTGGTTGCCTTTAAAAGAGACATTTAGCTCGCTTGAACTAGTAGCGCTTAAAGGTGTATCTCATACTCCGATGTTTGAAGCGCCAAAGGAGTTTGTCGAATTAATGTGTCATCATCTTCTAGATTAA
- a CDS encoding methyl-accepting chemotaxis protein, protein MLKKLSLKNKLAISASLAIILGGILVEALSFRASLQRLDTEVEQRLEGASASYNQYVSDWILSKERALTSLSQESQKESLVTHLKQVRDSGSFDNVFLAYPDGSQENANGVVLPPGNDDPRLWGWYTNAVANPSKVFMDNPTVAAATGANVVSLGTAMQLHGQQVVLGADVEITDILNSLEKVILPGEGYMFIATNKGTVYTHADTKLLNKDISSLGLNFSDVQKALVSGKDISIELKGTDYVLYARAIDGTNLITISVVNHDSLVAPLFDAVIGQVLVTLLVVVVCTVLFNLLCTILFRPLNHVSQALAQIANGSGDLTQRIHVDNQDEVGELAQNFNTFVGSLQQLIGHIRSQSEQLNSQSEQSAQRANLSVNELNHQQQEITMVATAVTEMASATQEIASHAEQTAKAAQDSAASTNSGHALVVDTKGSINNLANEVNEAGSVISDLNKHAQEISTVLATIQGIAEQTNLLALNAAIEAARAGEQGRGFAVVADEVRVLSQRTHSSTEEIKATIDVLQRTTAQAVELMETSSKLALHSVEDADRASLALEEINTSVALISDMATQIATAAEEQTHVTGEITQNITTIKDVTDHLVVGAQDSLTESNELKSQAAGLSDKVATFKLT, encoded by the coding sequence ATGTTAAAGAAACTCTCACTTAAGAATAAGCTGGCGATCTCTGCCAGTCTGGCCATCATCCTGGGGGGGATTTTGGTTGAAGCACTTTCATTTCGCGCTTCATTGCAGCGTTTGGATACAGAAGTTGAACAGCGTTTAGAAGGTGCATCGGCTTCATACAATCAATACGTATCGGATTGGATCTTATCCAAAGAGCGTGCGCTTACTTCTCTGTCTCAAGAATCCCAAAAGGAAAGTTTGGTTACTCACCTGAAACAGGTTCGCGATTCTGGCTCTTTTGATAATGTCTTCTTAGCGTATCCTGATGGCTCACAAGAGAATGCCAACGGGGTAGTGCTACCACCGGGTAATGATGATCCTCGTTTGTGGGGCTGGTATACCAATGCGGTTGCAAACCCAAGTAAGGTTTTCATGGACAACCCTACGGTTGCGGCGGCAACGGGAGCGAATGTAGTTTCACTGGGCACTGCAATGCAACTGCATGGCCAGCAGGTTGTACTGGGCGCGGATGTTGAAATTACCGACATTCTAAATAGCCTTGAGAAAGTAATTCTTCCTGGTGAAGGTTACATGTTCATCGCGACCAACAAGGGCACGGTTTACACACATGCAGACACTAAGCTACTGAACAAAGATATCAGTTCACTTGGTTTGAATTTTTCAGATGTGCAAAAGGCATTGGTAAGCGGTAAGGACATCTCTATTGAGTTGAAAGGTACCGACTATGTCCTGTATGCGCGTGCAATTGATGGAACCAATCTAATTACGATTAGCGTGGTGAATCATGACTCTTTAGTGGCGCCACTCTTTGACGCTGTTATCGGTCAAGTGTTGGTGACATTGCTAGTGGTGGTGGTTTGTACGGTACTATTTAACTTACTTTGTACCATTTTATTCCGTCCACTAAATCATGTGTCTCAGGCTCTGGCGCAAATTGCGAACGGTAGTGGTGACTTAACTCAACGCATTCATGTTGATAATCAAGATGAAGTGGGTGAGTTGGCTCAGAACTTCAATACGTTTGTTGGTAGCTTGCAGCAGCTAATCGGTCATATCCGTAGCCAATCGGAGCAGTTGAATAGCCAATCTGAACAGAGCGCACAACGTGCAAATCTTTCGGTGAATGAGCTGAACCATCAACAGCAAGAAATCACCATGGTTGCAACGGCAGTTACTGAAATGGCGAGCGCGACGCAAGAGATCGCATCGCATGCAGAGCAAACGGCAAAAGCTGCGCAAGACTCAGCTGCGAGTACCAACAGCGGTCATGCATTGGTTGTCGACACTAAAGGTTCGATTAATAACCTAGCGAATGAAGTGAACGAAGCGGGTAGTGTGATTAGCGATCTGAATAAACACGCTCAAGAAATTTCGACTGTATTAGCCACCATTCAAGGCATTGCGGAGCAAACGAACTTGCTTGCTTTGAATGCTGCAATTGAAGCCGCTCGTGCCGGTGAACAAGGGCGTGGCTTTGCCGTAGTAGCTGATGAAGTTCGTGTGCTTTCTCAACGTACTCACTCTTCAACGGAAGAGATCAAGGCAACGATCGATGTTCTACAGCGCACAACAGCCCAAGCCGTTGAACTGATGGAAACGAGCTCGAAGCTAGCACTACATTCTGTAGAAGATGCAGACCGAGCTTCTCTAGCGCTAGAAGAGATCAACACGTCTGTTGCCTTGATTAGCGACATGGCGACTCAAATTGCGACTGCAGCAGAAGAGCAAACCCATGTAACGGGTGAGATCACACAGAACATTACGACCATTAAAGATGTGACTGACCACTTGGTGGTAGGTGCTCAGGACAGTTTAACCGAGTCGAATGAACTTAAGAGCCAAGCCGCTGGTTTAAGTGACAAAGTGGCGACTTTTAAGCTTACTTAA
- a CDS encoding YafY family transcriptional regulator: MSRSQRLFDLLQLLRCHKYPVPADHLAHELNVSTRTIYRDIATLQAQGAEIDGEAGVGYLLKPSFTLPPMMFSSDELEALRLGAEWVAKQANGEFSESARNAIAKISAVLPPDHQAKHSEDIIRVASIIEVADLGFDLSEIKLAIKHQNKAQIHYTDAKAKVSSRVIWPMLIGVFENCYVLVAWCETRSAYRNFRLDRISKWAMLEEKYSKSRHSLLKEWQSMEGITDKVIRY; this comes from the coding sequence ATGTCTCGAAGCCAACGCCTCTTTGACTTGCTTCAATTATTGCGCTGTCACAAATATCCCGTGCCTGCCGATCACCTTGCTCACGAACTGAATGTCAGTACACGTACCATTTATCGTGATATTGCGACGCTACAAGCACAAGGCGCGGAAATTGATGGCGAAGCTGGTGTTGGCTACCTGCTTAAACCCTCTTTTACTCTACCACCTATGATGTTCTCCTCGGACGAACTAGAAGCGCTGCGACTCGGTGCCGAATGGGTCGCTAAGCAAGCTAATGGAGAGTTCAGTGAATCGGCTAGAAATGCGATTGCCAAGATCTCGGCCGTGCTCCCTCCAGACCATCAGGCTAAGCACAGTGAAGATATCATTCGTGTTGCTTCAATTATTGAGGTTGCAGACTTAGGTTTTGATCTGTCGGAAATAAAACTAGCGATTAAACACCAGAACAAAGCACAAATTCACTACACAGACGCCAAGGCAAAAGTCAGTTCTAGGGTCATATGGCCTATGCTGATCGGCGTATTTGAAAACTGTTATGTATTGGTCGCTTGGTGTGAAACACGCAGTGCCTATCGAAACTTCAGGCTCGATAGAATTAGCAAATGGGCCATGTTGGAAGAAAAGTATTCGAAGTCACGGCATAGCTTACTCAAAGAATGGCAAAGCATGGAAGGAATTACAGACAAAGTGATTCGCTACTGA
- a CDS encoding VOC family protein, producing the protein MFTIDSFVLYVTDIHRSMDFYSKAFDCEPTLLSPTFAALTFASNVKITLKQSDALTPTSKVTGGGTELSIAMTDKQALENLYKEWRATGIQFEQAPEESVFGINFVAIDPDGHRIRIFA; encoded by the coding sequence ATGTTTACTATCGATTCATTTGTCCTTTATGTCACTGACATTCACCGCAGCATGGATTTTTATTCCAAAGCCTTTGATTGTGAGCCAACACTGCTATCACCAACGTTTGCTGCCTTAACTTTTGCAAGCAACGTGAAGATCACCCTCAAGCAATCTGACGCTCTAACGCCAACAAGCAAAGTAACTGGTGGCGGCACTGAGCTATCGATAGCAATGACAGATAAACAAGCTCTGGAAAACCTCTATAAAGAATGGAGAGCGACAGGAATCCAGTTTGAACAAGCACCAGAAGAGTCCGTGTTTGGTATCAACTTTGTCGCGATTGACCCAGACGGCCACCGCATTCGAATCTTCGCCTAA
- a CDS encoding DUF1826 domain-containing protein: MNAVLAEPLTTSCNQSSSIDGMLAHKGQKGRNPSCSAASSPTVLADIYQDDINVAIWQRNFDESFMSEINEFIAANPNFSKSVSVSPENAFDKLEFATDGTASKALLENMTELVDMFCCLFELEEVGLRLAVLNQAMCPRFHFDQVPCRLVTTYHGIATQWLENDAVDRSKLGRGSNGQPDSASGLYNDESDIQHMSAGDVALLKGERWSGNENRGLVHRSPVTSSEETRLLLTIDFG, translated from the coding sequence ATGAATGCCGTTTTAGCTGAACCTTTGACAACGAGTTGTAATCAATCGTCAAGTATTGATGGAATGCTAGCTCATAAAGGGCAGAAGGGCCGAAATCCATCTTGTAGTGCAGCTTCATCCCCGACAGTGTTGGCTGACATTTACCAAGATGATATCAATGTCGCGATATGGCAGCGTAACTTTGATGAGAGTTTTATGTCTGAAATCAATGAGTTCATTGCGGCTAACCCAAATTTTAGTAAGTCTGTTAGCGTGTCGCCTGAAAACGCTTTCGACAAATTGGAATTCGCTACAGACGGAACGGCTTCAAAAGCCCTGCTAGAAAATATGACTGAGTTGGTGGACATGTTCTGTTGCTTGTTTGAGCTTGAAGAAGTTGGTCTCCGTTTGGCTGTATTGAATCAGGCAATGTGTCCTCGCTTTCATTTTGACCAAGTACCTTGCCGATTAGTGACAACCTATCATGGCATTGCGACTCAGTGGCTAGAGAACGATGCGGTTGACCGTTCTAAACTTGGTCGTGGAAGTAATGGCCAGCCAGACTCAGCATCTGGCCTCTACAATGACGAGTCTGACATCCAGCACATGTCCGCTGGTGATGTGGCGTTATTGAAAGGGGAGCGTTGGAGCGGTAATGAAAACAGAGGCCTTGTCCACCGTTCGCCTGTCACTTCATCTGAAGAAACTCGATTGTTACTGACCATAGACTTCGGTTAG
- a CDS encoding YceI family protein, translating to MNKLLTTIGLLCTVISAQSFAESGYTLDPKLSNVTFATIKKQFVVEPASIKPSSGGLTEDGKFSIVLDLKSISTGVSIRDQRLNELYFESMNFPEVKISGSVEPSLLTGEPQNTTIAAEVTLHGVSKTIDFPVIVVPSDGFVMVNSTSTIIVNGADFGISADNLNKLSATVGGLALSDKVPLNFNLMFDK from the coding sequence ATGAATAAACTACTTACAACAATCGGGCTTCTTTGCACCGTCATATCAGCGCAGTCTTTTGCAGAAAGCGGCTACACATTAGATCCGAAGCTGTCGAATGTCACATTCGCAACCATTAAAAAGCAGTTCGTCGTTGAACCCGCTTCCATCAAGCCTTCGTCCGGCGGGCTTACCGAAGATGGGAAATTTTCAATTGTATTGGACTTGAAAAGTATTAGCACTGGTGTGTCTATTCGTGATCAAAGGCTAAACGAGCTGTATTTTGAATCAATGAACTTTCCTGAAGTTAAGATCTCGGGATCCGTTGAGCCTTCGCTGTTAACAGGTGAACCCCAAAATACGACGATAGCAGCAGAAGTGACTCTGCATGGTGTAAGCAAAACCATCGATTTCCCAGTCATAGTCGTACCCTCTGATGGTTTTGTCATGGTGAATTCAACTTCGACCATCATCGTCAATGGTGCAGATTTTGGTATTTCGGCAGACAATCTAAACAAACTTTCGGCAACAGTAGGCGGATTAGCGCTTTCCGATAAGGTGCCACTCAACTTCAACTTAATGTTCGATAAATAA
- a CDS encoding NADH:flavin oxidoreductase/NADH oxidase family protein, whose product MNSISLSDSFSLPNGQIIKNRLFKSAMSEQLGDKQHNPKPGLATLYQRWAQGGIGLSITGNVMVDRGALGEPNNVVLDEHSDLTQFEAWASAGKQNGSQIWMQLNHPGKQIPKFLCEKPVAPSAISLERGLEKGFNTPRALTDSEIHDIINKFALSAKLAKQSGFTGVQIHGAHGYLISQFLSSRHNQRDDKWGGSLENRLRFVIELYRAIRNEVGKSFPVGIKLNSADFMKGGFTEEESMQVVQALSHEGIDLIEISGGTYESPSMMGSKNKSEPVKASTVKREAYFLDYMVKVRELVSTPLVVTGGFRTAPAMNDALQTSATDFVGIARTMAVDPDFPNKLMANPAHGMPLDVPTTGKPALDRMAMVGLVWYEHQMWRIAAGKDADPKLSALGVVVKTLLTAGWHAFKKRRA is encoded by the coding sequence ATGAATTCTATCAGCCTAAGCGACTCCTTTTCTCTTCCCAACGGTCAAATCATTAAGAATCGCCTATTCAAATCGGCCATGAGTGAGCAACTTGGCGACAAACAGCATAATCCTAAACCAGGGCTAGCTACCTTGTACCAACGCTGGGCGCAGGGCGGCATTGGTTTGTCCATCACAGGCAACGTAATGGTTGATAGAGGCGCTCTCGGCGAACCCAACAATGTGGTTCTAGATGAGCACAGTGACCTTACTCAATTTGAAGCATGGGCAAGTGCGGGCAAGCAAAATGGCTCGCAGATTTGGATGCAGCTAAACCACCCAGGGAAACAGATCCCGAAGTTCTTATGTGAAAAACCTGTTGCTCCATCGGCTATTAGTCTGGAGCGTGGACTAGAAAAAGGCTTCAATACACCGCGAGCGCTAACCGACTCTGAAATCCATGACATCATTAACAAGTTTGCCTTAAGCGCCAAACTAGCAAAGCAATCCGGCTTTACTGGAGTGCAGATACACGGTGCACATGGCTACCTTATCAGCCAATTTTTATCTTCAAGACACAACCAGCGTGACGATAAATGGGGAGGTTCACTAGAGAACAGGCTTCGCTTTGTGATCGAGCTATACCGCGCGATTCGTAATGAAGTTGGAAAAAGTTTCCCTGTCGGAATCAAGCTTAACAGCGCAGATTTCATGAAAGGCGGCTTTACCGAAGAAGAATCGATGCAAGTGGTTCAAGCACTCAGCCATGAGGGTATCGATCTTATTGAGATATCCGGAGGCACTTATGAGAGCCCGTCGATGATGGGTTCTAAGAACAAAAGTGAACCCGTAAAAGCAAGCACAGTTAAGCGTGAAGCGTATTTCTTAGATTATATGGTCAAGGTAAGAGAGTTAGTTAGCACACCTCTGGTGGTAACTGGTGGCTTTAGAACAGCACCGGCAATGAATGACGCTTTGCAGACATCAGCCACTGACTTCGTTGGGATTGCTCGAACAATGGCAGTCGACCCCGACTTTCCTAATAAATTAATGGCAAACCCAGCTCACGGAATGCCATTAGACGTCCCTACAACAGGAAAACCTGCGCTGGATAGAATGGCAATGGTCGGGTTGGTTTGGTATGAACACCAAATGTGGCGAATTGCCGCAGGGAAAGACGCAGATCCAAAACTTAGCGCACTAGGAGTCGTGGTCAAAACCCTTCTAACGGCAGGCTGGCACGCCTTTAAAAAGCGTCGCGCATAA
- a CDS encoding MFS transporter — protein MSNTENKKSSPLFEVVFNVLLPSFILMKFSGEEHLGTGLALLVALAFPIAYGGMELIRNKKFNFIAALGFVSVLLTGGIGFFELDTRWLALKEALIPGLIGLAVLGSTFTRYPFIQKVIFTPALLNIALIEERLKQFGNQAKFDRCLMTSNYMFASTFAFSSAMNYFLATWIVTSPAGTAAFNEELGKLTLYSYPAIAIPSLLMMLGIFYYIWRQVRDMTSLETEQIFVTNK, from the coding sequence ATGAGTAACACTGAAAACAAAAAATCGAGTCCTCTTTTTGAAGTCGTATTTAACGTCCTTCTTCCGTCATTCATCCTTATGAAGTTCAGCGGAGAAGAGCACCTCGGAACTGGCTTAGCACTGCTTGTCGCACTCGCCTTCCCTATTGCTTACGGTGGTATGGAACTAATCCGCAACAAGAAGTTTAACTTCATCGCAGCACTTGGCTTTGTCAGCGTGTTACTAACTGGTGGCATTGGTTTCTTTGAGCTAGACACGCGTTGGTTAGCTCTAAAAGAAGCTTTAATCCCTGGCTTAATTGGTCTAGCGGTACTCGGCTCTACTTTTACTCGCTATCCATTCATCCAAAAAGTGATTTTCACGCCTGCATTGTTGAACATTGCTCTAATTGAAGAGCGTTTAAAGCAATTTGGAAACCAAGCTAAATTTGATCGTTGCCTAATGACATCAAACTACATGTTCGCTAGCACGTTCGCATTCTCTTCTGCGATGAACTATTTCCTGGCGACTTGGATTGTTACTAGCCCTGCGGGTACTGCGGCGTTCAATGAAGAGCTCGGTAAATTGACTCTATATAGCTACCCTGCGATTGCGATTCCAAGCCTGCTTATGATGCTAGGTATTTTTTACTACATCTGGCGCCAAGTTCGTGACATGACCTCGCTAGAGACAGAGCAGATTTTCGTCACCAATAAATAA
- a CDS encoding HU family DNA-binding protein: MNKSQLVEHIATSADISKEQAGNALNALVGGISTTLANGDEVAILGFGSFKVNTRAARTGRNPRTGEEIQIAASKTPAFKAGKALKEACNL; the protein is encoded by the coding sequence ATGAACAAATCTCAATTAGTTGAACACATCGCTACATCTGCAGACATTTCAAAAGAACAAGCGGGTAACGCGCTAAATGCACTTGTAGGAGGTATTTCAACAACACTTGCTAACGGTGATGAAGTAGCGATCCTTGGATTTGGTAGCTTCAAAGTAAACACTCGCGCAGCTCGTACCGGCCGTAACCCACGCACAGGTGAAGAAATTCAAATCGCTGCATCTAAAACACCAGCATTCAAAGCGGGTAAAGCGTTAAAAGAGGCGTGTAACCTTTAA
- a CDS encoding VirK/YbjX family protein: MKKMNENFDSDERKLLFKKHPNFLSKFVTPYLCNGFNKKQKIEILSKHYDWFEDTFNKLARIRIYNDILNLMELEIDGLTYLLNLSFERNSRKEGELTLSLTDSQLNKMYTLSFSVFNNDIYIGGVQGGANGNGFSRTFTKAIYGLRPKSFIVETLRLLAVSLGIKNIYAVNEASHAYNLLRYGKKSKNFTLKYDELWEEHNGKLHNKYFYVLPLRAIRKDLEPLKRQKRKLYRQRYAWLDQYEEDLRAAINPHLQAPITLTVDLAKAS; the protein is encoded by the coding sequence ATGAAAAAAATGAATGAGAACTTCGATTCTGATGAGAGAAAGCTCTTATTCAAAAAGCATCCGAACTTTCTATCGAAGTTTGTCACCCCTTATCTATGCAATGGCTTTAATAAAAAACAAAAAATCGAGATTTTGTCAAAACATTACGATTGGTTTGAAGATACCTTCAACAAACTAGCTCGAATCAGAATATACAACGATATACTTAATCTCATGGAGTTAGAAATTGATGGGCTGACTTACCTCTTAAACCTCAGCTTCGAACGTAATTCAAGGAAAGAAGGTGAACTCACCTTGTCACTGACCGATTCGCAATTGAATAAGATGTACACCCTATCATTCTCAGTCTTCAACAATGATATCTACATCGGTGGTGTTCAAGGTGGTGCTAATGGTAACGGGTTCAGCCGTACATTTACTAAAGCGATTTACGGTTTGAGACCTAAATCATTCATAGTCGAGACACTCCGATTGTTGGCGGTAAGCCTTGGTATTAAAAATATTTATGCAGTTAACGAAGCGAGCCATGCATATAATTTGCTTAGGTACGGAAAGAAAAGTAAAAACTTCACTCTAAAATACGATGAGCTTTGGGAAGAGCACAACGGAAAGCTGCACAACAAGTACTTTTACGTATTGCCTTTGCGCGCAATAAGAAAAGATCTTGAGCCGCTTAAACGCCAAAAACGAAAGCTATATCGCCAACGTTACGCTTGGTTAGACCAATATGAAGAAGATCTCAGAGCCGCTATTAACCCTCACTTACAAGCGCCTATCACCTTAACGGTTGATCTCGCCAAAGCAAGCTAA
- a CDS encoding transporter substrate-binding domain-containing protein, with the protein MQNFFKLVLRFCAVFSLLILPFFSSMTSSAPLKVGVYPCPPFVIGSMDNEWDGLSIELWEKIAKDMDVEFTIEKHPLDELLNAIESEQIDIGVSCISITPEREIFADFSHSFYETHLAIAVKKKGYLETLHSIFFNPALWLIIGVVVFIAGVIGAFFYMLEHGENQKLYSMKSRTGRWLESFILGLLFITRGPFNYFEFKSLTGRIATVFIGVFSMLFIASITAVLASKLTLSQGSSQIKGINDLANVKVGAKVATTSSLLLTSFGIRHENYVDMPRLLAALEEGEVDAIVADDVVLKYMIGNGRMSGKFEDLEVLPYQLEKQNYGFIITENNPYEEEINRALLQIRESRKWRKILVEYFADN; encoded by the coding sequence ATGCAAAATTTCTTCAAATTGGTACTTAGATTTTGTGCCGTTTTCTCTCTCTTAATTCTCCCTTTCTTTAGCTCAATGACTTCATCAGCACCACTTAAAGTTGGCGTTTATCCTTGTCCTCCTTTTGTTATTGGTTCGATGGATAATGAGTGGGATGGCCTCAGTATTGAGCTGTGGGAAAAGATAGCCAAAGATATGGATGTTGAGTTTACGATAGAAAAACATCCACTCGACGAGCTGCTCAACGCCATTGAATCAGAACAGATAGACATAGGGGTGTCTTGTATTTCAATCACTCCAGAGCGAGAGATTTTTGCTGATTTTTCCCATTCGTTTTACGAAACGCACCTTGCTATCGCAGTCAAAAAGAAAGGCTATCTTGAAACTTTACACTCGATATTCTTCAACCCAGCTTTGTGGTTGATCATCGGTGTGGTTGTATTTATCGCAGGTGTCATCGGCGCATTTTTCTATATGCTCGAACACGGTGAAAACCAGAAGCTCTATTCGATGAAAAGCCGAACTGGACGCTGGCTAGAGAGTTTTATCCTTGGTTTACTTTTCATTACTCGAGGCCCATTTAATTACTTTGAATTTAAGAGTTTAACGGGGCGGATTGCTACGGTGTTTATTGGCGTATTCAGTATGCTTTTCATTGCCAGTATTACTGCTGTATTAGCGAGTAAACTTACACTCAGTCAAGGATCTTCTCAGATCAAAGGTATTAATGATCTAGCGAATGTCAAAGTAGGCGCCAAGGTCGCGACTACGTCCTCTCTGCTATTGACCAGCTTTGGTATCAGACATGAGAACTATGTTGATATGCCTAGGCTTTTGGCTGCTTTAGAAGAAGGAGAAGTCGACGCCATTGTAGCCGATGATGTAGTGCTTAAATACATGATTGGGAATGGCAGAATGAGTGGCAAATTTGAAGATTTAGAGGTGTTACCGTATCAGCTAGAGAAACAAAACTACGGTTTTATCATTACAGAAAATAACCCTTACGAAGAAGAGATTAACCGCGCTCTGTTGCAAATTCGAGAGTCTCGTAAGTGGCGTAAAATCTTAGTCGAGTATTTTGCAGACAACTAA